A stretch of the Rosa rugosa chromosome 5, drRosRugo1.1, whole genome shotgun sequence genome encodes the following:
- the LOC133708647 gene encoding E3 ubiquitin-protein ligase RGLG2-like encodes MGSRSSKESSSRFSHSGSTASSSSWNQYPESVPYAQQDPYIATPQHHYAPSSQLPRRRLDRKYSKISDDYRSLDEVTNALAQAGLESSNLIVGIDFTKSNEWTGSRSFGRKSLHHIGTGQNPYEQAISIIGKTLSAFDEDNLIPCYGFGDASTHDQDVFSFYPDDCVCTGFEEVLTRYREIVPTLRLAGPTSFAPIIEMAMTIVEQSGGQYHVLLIIADGQVTRSIDTQRGQLSPQEQRTINAIVRASNYPLSIVLVGVGDGPWDLMKEFDDNIPSRAFDNLQFVNFTEIMSKNVDLSRKQTEFALSALMEIPSQYKATIALDLLGVRNGNSPDRIPLPPPAAVSSVRNNTRPYTGYGSSSFQQRTAPPHTGYDAGVSAPPHSTYDNQVCPICLTNPKDMAFGCGHQTCCDCGEYLQACPICRSSIQTRIKLF; translated from the exons ATGGGAAGTAGAAGCTCCAAAGAGTCGAGTTCTAGGTTTTCTCATAGTGGTTCAactgcttcttcttcctcatggAATCAGTACCCGGAATCAGTACCATATGCTCAGCAAGACCCGTATATTGCTACACCTCAGCATCACTATGCACCCTCCTCACAACTGCCAAGGAGGAGACTGGACAGGAAATACTCAAAGATATCTGACGATTATCGCTCCTTGGATGAG GTTACTAATGCTCTTGCACAAGCTGGCCTAGAGTCTTCTAATCTGATTGTTGGCATTGACTTCACAAAGAGCAATGAGTGGACAG GTTCGAGGTCATTTGGTCGGAAAAGCTTGCATCACATTGGAACTGGTCAAAATCCCTATGAACAAGCAATATCGATTATCGGGAAGACATTGTCCGCTTTTGATGAAGATAATCTAATTCCATGCTATGGGTTTGGAGATG CATCTACACATGATCAAGATGTCTTCAGCTTCTATCCAGATGACTGCGTTTGTACTGGATTCGAGGAAGTGCTGACACGATATAGAGAAATTGTTCCAACTCTTCGACTTGCAG GACCTACATCTTTTGCACCCATTATTGAGATGGCAATGACTATTGTTGAGCAAAGTGGAGGCCAATACCATGTTTTGCTGATCATTGCCGATGGTCAG GTGACAAGAAGTATTGATACACAACGTGGTCAACTAAGCCCACAAGAACAAAGGACTATTAATGCAATTGTAAGAGCAAG CAATTACCCCTTGTCTATAGTATTAGTCGGGGTTGGAGATGGGCCCTGGGACCTGATGAAGGAATTCGATGACAACATCCCTTCTCGGGCATTTGATAACTTGCAG TTTGTGAACTTTACCGAAATCATGTCAAAGAATGTGGATCTATCGAGAAAGCAGACAGAATTTGCTCTTTCAGCCTTGATGGAAATACCTTCCCAATATAAGGCCACCATAGCGCTAGACCTGTTGGG AGTACGAAATGGGAATTCCCCAGACAGAATTCCTCTTCCCCCACCTGCTGCAGTCTCTTCCGTTAGAAACAACACTAGACCTTATACTGGATACGGCTCAAGCAGTTTTCAGCAGCGGACAGCTCCTCCTCATACTGGATATGATGCAGGAGTCAGCGCACCTCCTCATTCAACATATGATAATCAG GTTTGCCCCATCTGTCTTACTAATCCGAAAGACATGGCCTTCGGTTGTGGGCATCAG ACTTGTTGTGACTGTGGAGAATACCTCCAAGCATGCCCCATTTGCCGGAGTTCAATCCAAACTAGAATAAAACTCTTTTAG
- the LOC133712560 gene encoding mRNA export factor GLE1 isoform X1: MTMGGVKLELRCPKKVYSVALDPNPDWTFEDLVSELNALEIKINSGSKVPLPFAKDKSRDISNWKSNGRNSSSPFVMRVFEDDMDNIDAEDEEVHDQKSMVAKRFNFDELYLSDSDDSGDESSFGAEPYLMEKVDLVESGLLELSREHQFKVKEEIRNQISALETELKSETDKSISALVRVEKYRKERSEMDRKLDTQYQRKIAEALDNHLTVVQRDLEVRSQIEERKIRIDAAYEDAKRKEAEEKLRQERAKAEAEAKRVEEAKRAEEAKRAALEAQRRAANEAAAKKASEASKRPDTDANLGTSNAQSGGPQVNKPAAGANKIRAAESALNLEQRRLQKLKQLDEEVQALRSSSNENFGKYERQIAKLIQQITGTTENVRQKEYDLLKIFCDARCPQSIKTAALAKKVVSNCKRPGNPAFAQAFVIVRITSKVPHAMDLILAELHKACIYTVPKHYSRSAFGSNDTYYKALGFQEDDEGKIESVDSYLTRLESYMKLYGALVQQTEMDNVHGLKEGWAWLARFVNALPANRYTAVALAAFLRMAGYSLFRKYRNQFVKLLNMVADNFLNALKEQGDSQLSPVIVEIDSYIKDREFLREPEGRQLKSNLQSDLSVP; the protein is encoded by the exons ATGACAAT ggGAGGTGTTAAGTTGGAACTTCGTTGTCCCAAAAAAGTATACAGTGTTGCACTTGACCCTAACCCTGATTGGACCTTTGAGGATCTAGTTTCCGAGCTAAATGCCCTTGAAATCAAGATCAACAGCGGTTCTAAGGTTCCACTCCCATTTGCTAAAGATAAATCAAG GGATATATCCAATTGGAAGAGTAATGGGAGAAACTCTAGTAGCCCGTTTGTTATGCGTGTGTTTGAGGATGACATGGACAACATTGACGCCGAAGATGAGGAGGTTCATGATCAGAAGTCCATGGTTGCTAAACGGTTTAATTTTGATGAACTCTATCTCAG TGACAGTGATGATTCTGGTGACGAATCATCTTTTGGCGCCGAACCTTACCTAATGGAGAAGGTTGATCTAGTGGAAAGTGGTTTGCTCGAGCTATCCCGTGAACATCAGTTCAAAGTTAAG GAGGAAATTaggaaccaaatatcagcaTTAGAGACAGAACTGAAGAGTGAAACTGACAAGTCTATTTCTGCACTTGTTCGAGTTGAGAAATATAGAAAAGAAAGATCTGAAATGGATAGAAAACTAGACACTCAATATCAACGCAAGAT AGCGGAAGCACTTGATAATCACTTAACTGTTGTCCAGCGAGACCTTGAAGTCAGATCTCaaatagaagaaagaaaaataagaattGATGCAGCTTATGAAGATGCTAAACGAAAGGAAGCTGAAGAAAAGCTTCGACAAGAACGAGCTAAAGCGGAAGCTGAG GCAAAAAGAGTTGAGGAAGCAAAGAGAGCTGAGGAAGCAAAAAGAGCTGCTTTGGAAGCTCAGAGAAGAGCAGCTAATGAAGCTGCAGCAAAAAAAGCTTCTGAAGCCTCAAAGAGGCCTGATACTGATGCCAATTTGGGAACTTCTAATGCTCAATCCGGTGGACCTCAAGTAAATAAGCCAGCAGCAGGAG CTAACAAAATCAGGGCAGCTGAAAGTGCTTTAAATTTAGAGCAGAGGAGACTACAAAAGTTAAAACAGTTGGATGAAGAAGTCCAGGCACTAAGATCAAGTTCCAATGAG aATTTTGGGAAGTACGAGAGGCAAATTGCTAAGTTGATCCAACAAATTACAGGAACAACAGAAAATGTCAG ACAAAAAGAATATGATCTACTCAAGATCTTTTGCGATGCACGTTGCCCACAATCTATCAAAACTGCAGCATTGGCAAAGAAG GTCGTCTCCAACTGTAAACGCCCGGGGAATCCTGCATTTGCACAAGCATTCGTCATTGTTCGCATTACTTCAAAG GTTCCACATGCAATGGACCTTATCCTTGCTGAGTTACACAAAGCTTGCATCTATACAGTTCCAAAGCACTACTCACGG TCAGCATTTGGATCAAATGATACCTATTATAAAGCTCTTGGATTCCAAGAAGATGACGAAGGAAAGATTGAGAGCGTTGACAGTTATTTGACACGATTAGAATCTTATATGAAGCTATATGGGGCACTTGTTCAG CAGACGGAGATGGATAATGTACATGGCCTGAAAGAAGGTTGGGCATGGCTTGCAAGGTTTGTGAATGCTCTTCCTGCGAACAGATATACTGCCGTTGCACTTGCAGCATTCCTACGT ATGGCGGGTTATTCTCTCTTCAGAAAGTATAGAAATCAATTCGTGAAGTTGTTGAACATGGTTGCAGACAACTTCTTGAATGCACTAAAAGAACAAGGAGATTCACAGCTAAGCCCAGTTATTGTAGAAATTGACTCCTACATAAAGGACAGGGAATTCCTTCGTGAGCCTGAGGGAAGGCAATTGAAGAGCAATTTGCAATCAGATCTTTCTGTGCCGTAA
- the LOC133712948 gene encoding uncharacterized protein LOC133712948: MFPILVAWKRLDWFAIWMQVKGVQVYGFSDAYLVGPFLATVIIICFQCPMIDYLVTTLLRSRCPETFRGGTERPEPPGGGSFPSAQHGKKWTHTLLRFQASTHTAKFFGRKR, encoded by the exons ATGTTTCCGATTTTGGTTGCATGGAAGAGATTGGACTGGTTTGCAATCTGG ATGCAAGTAAAAGGTGTGCAGGTCTATGGGTTCTCTGATGCCTATCTTGTTGGTCCTTTTCTTGCTACGGTGATCATAATTTGTTTCCAGTGTCCAATG ATAGATTATTTGGTTACAACTCTTCTACGAAGCAGGTGTCCAGAAACTTTCAGAGGAGGTACTGAGAGACCGGAACCACCTGGAGGAGGTTCTTTTCCTTCTGCGCAG CATGGGAAGAAATGGACACATACCTTACTGAGATTCCAAGCTAGCACACATACTGCAAAATTCTTTGGGAGGAAACGCTAG
- the LOC133712560 gene encoding mRNA export factor GLE1 isoform X2, producing MTMGGVKLELRCPKKVYSVALDPNPDWTFEDLVSELNALEIKINSGSKVPLPFAKDKSRDISNWKSNGRNSSSPFVMRVFEDDMDNIDAEDEEVHDQKSMVAKRFNFDELYLSDSDDSGDESSFGAEPYLMEKVDLVESGLLELSREHQFKVKEEIRNQISALETELKSETDKSISALVRVEKYRKERSEMDRKLDTQYQRKIAEALDNHLTVVQRDLEVRSQIEERKIRIDAAYEDAKRKEAEEKLRQERAKAEAEAKRVEEAKRAEEAKRAALEAQRRAANEAAAKKASEASKRPDTDANLGTSNAQSGGPQVNKPAAGANKIRAAESALNLEQRRLQKLKQLDEEVQALRSSSNENFGKYERQIAKLIQQITGTTENVRQKEYDLLKIFCDARCPQSIKTAALAKKVVSNCKRPGNPAFAQAFVIVRITSKVPHAMDLILAELHKACIYTVPKHYSRSAFGSNDTYYKALGFQEDDEGKIESVDSYLTRLESYMKLYGALVQTEMDNVHGLKEGWAWLARFVNALPANRYTAVALAAFLRMAGYSLFRKYRNQFVKLLNMVADNFLNALKEQGDSQLSPVIVEIDSYIKDREFLREPEGRQLKSNLQSDLSVP from the exons ATGACAAT ggGAGGTGTTAAGTTGGAACTTCGTTGTCCCAAAAAAGTATACAGTGTTGCACTTGACCCTAACCCTGATTGGACCTTTGAGGATCTAGTTTCCGAGCTAAATGCCCTTGAAATCAAGATCAACAGCGGTTCTAAGGTTCCACTCCCATTTGCTAAAGATAAATCAAG GGATATATCCAATTGGAAGAGTAATGGGAGAAACTCTAGTAGCCCGTTTGTTATGCGTGTGTTTGAGGATGACATGGACAACATTGACGCCGAAGATGAGGAGGTTCATGATCAGAAGTCCATGGTTGCTAAACGGTTTAATTTTGATGAACTCTATCTCAG TGACAGTGATGATTCTGGTGACGAATCATCTTTTGGCGCCGAACCTTACCTAATGGAGAAGGTTGATCTAGTGGAAAGTGGTTTGCTCGAGCTATCCCGTGAACATCAGTTCAAAGTTAAG GAGGAAATTaggaaccaaatatcagcaTTAGAGACAGAACTGAAGAGTGAAACTGACAAGTCTATTTCTGCACTTGTTCGAGTTGAGAAATATAGAAAAGAAAGATCTGAAATGGATAGAAAACTAGACACTCAATATCAACGCAAGAT AGCGGAAGCACTTGATAATCACTTAACTGTTGTCCAGCGAGACCTTGAAGTCAGATCTCaaatagaagaaagaaaaataagaattGATGCAGCTTATGAAGATGCTAAACGAAAGGAAGCTGAAGAAAAGCTTCGACAAGAACGAGCTAAAGCGGAAGCTGAG GCAAAAAGAGTTGAGGAAGCAAAGAGAGCTGAGGAAGCAAAAAGAGCTGCTTTGGAAGCTCAGAGAAGAGCAGCTAATGAAGCTGCAGCAAAAAAAGCTTCTGAAGCCTCAAAGAGGCCTGATACTGATGCCAATTTGGGAACTTCTAATGCTCAATCCGGTGGACCTCAAGTAAATAAGCCAGCAGCAGGAG CTAACAAAATCAGGGCAGCTGAAAGTGCTTTAAATTTAGAGCAGAGGAGACTACAAAAGTTAAAACAGTTGGATGAAGAAGTCCAGGCACTAAGATCAAGTTCCAATGAG aATTTTGGGAAGTACGAGAGGCAAATTGCTAAGTTGATCCAACAAATTACAGGAACAACAGAAAATGTCAG ACAAAAAGAATATGATCTACTCAAGATCTTTTGCGATGCACGTTGCCCACAATCTATCAAAACTGCAGCATTGGCAAAGAAG GTCGTCTCCAACTGTAAACGCCCGGGGAATCCTGCATTTGCACAAGCATTCGTCATTGTTCGCATTACTTCAAAG GTTCCACATGCAATGGACCTTATCCTTGCTGAGTTACACAAAGCTTGCATCTATACAGTTCCAAAGCACTACTCACGG TCAGCATTTGGATCAAATGATACCTATTATAAAGCTCTTGGATTCCAAGAAGATGACGAAGGAAAGATTGAGAGCGTTGACAGTTATTTGACACGATTAGAATCTTATATGAAGCTATATGGGGCACTTGTTCAG ACGGAGATGGATAATGTACATGGCCTGAAAGAAGGTTGGGCATGGCTTGCAAGGTTTGTGAATGCTCTTCCTGCGAACAGATATACTGCCGTTGCACTTGCAGCATTCCTACGT ATGGCGGGTTATTCTCTCTTCAGAAAGTATAGAAATCAATTCGTGAAGTTGTTGAACATGGTTGCAGACAACTTCTTGAATGCACTAAAAGAACAAGGAGATTCACAGCTAAGCCCAGTTATTGTAGAAATTGACTCCTACATAAAGGACAGGGAATTCCTTCGTGAGCCTGAGGGAAGGCAATTGAAGAGCAATTTGCAATCAGATCTTTCTGTGCCGTAA
- the LOC133712560 gene encoding mRNA export factor GLE1 isoform X3 codes for MTMGGVKLELRCPKKVYSVALDPNPDWTFEDLVSELNALEIKINSGSKVPLPFAKDKSRDISNWKSNGRNSSSPFVMRVFEDDMDNIDAEDEEVHDQKSMVAKRFNFDELYLSDSDDSGDESSFGAEPYLMEKVDLVESGLLELSREHQFKVKEEIRNQISALETELKSETDKSISALVRVEKYRKERSEMDRKLDTQYQRKIAEALDNHLTVVQRDLEVRSQIEERKIRIDAAYEDAKRKEAEEKLRQERAKAEAEAKRVEEAKRAEEAKRAALEAQRRAANEAAAKKASEASKRPDTDANLGTSNAQSGGPQVNKPAAGANKIRAAESALNLEQRRLQKLKQLDEEVQALRSSSNENFGKYERQIAKLIQQITGTTENVRQKEYDLLKIFCDARCPQSIKTAALAKKVVSNCKRPGNPAFAQAFVIVRITSKVPHAMDLILAELHKACIYTVPKHYSRETLLLAFITSTLATCHCIYNAAYMVLWSSQHLDQMIPIIKLLDSKKMTKERLRALTVI; via the exons ATGACAAT ggGAGGTGTTAAGTTGGAACTTCGTTGTCCCAAAAAAGTATACAGTGTTGCACTTGACCCTAACCCTGATTGGACCTTTGAGGATCTAGTTTCCGAGCTAAATGCCCTTGAAATCAAGATCAACAGCGGTTCTAAGGTTCCACTCCCATTTGCTAAAGATAAATCAAG GGATATATCCAATTGGAAGAGTAATGGGAGAAACTCTAGTAGCCCGTTTGTTATGCGTGTGTTTGAGGATGACATGGACAACATTGACGCCGAAGATGAGGAGGTTCATGATCAGAAGTCCATGGTTGCTAAACGGTTTAATTTTGATGAACTCTATCTCAG TGACAGTGATGATTCTGGTGACGAATCATCTTTTGGCGCCGAACCTTACCTAATGGAGAAGGTTGATCTAGTGGAAAGTGGTTTGCTCGAGCTATCCCGTGAACATCAGTTCAAAGTTAAG GAGGAAATTaggaaccaaatatcagcaTTAGAGACAGAACTGAAGAGTGAAACTGACAAGTCTATTTCTGCACTTGTTCGAGTTGAGAAATATAGAAAAGAAAGATCTGAAATGGATAGAAAACTAGACACTCAATATCAACGCAAGAT AGCGGAAGCACTTGATAATCACTTAACTGTTGTCCAGCGAGACCTTGAAGTCAGATCTCaaatagaagaaagaaaaataagaattGATGCAGCTTATGAAGATGCTAAACGAAAGGAAGCTGAAGAAAAGCTTCGACAAGAACGAGCTAAAGCGGAAGCTGAG GCAAAAAGAGTTGAGGAAGCAAAGAGAGCTGAGGAAGCAAAAAGAGCTGCTTTGGAAGCTCAGAGAAGAGCAGCTAATGAAGCTGCAGCAAAAAAAGCTTCTGAAGCCTCAAAGAGGCCTGATACTGATGCCAATTTGGGAACTTCTAATGCTCAATCCGGTGGACCTCAAGTAAATAAGCCAGCAGCAGGAG CTAACAAAATCAGGGCAGCTGAAAGTGCTTTAAATTTAGAGCAGAGGAGACTACAAAAGTTAAAACAGTTGGATGAAGAAGTCCAGGCACTAAGATCAAGTTCCAATGAG aATTTTGGGAAGTACGAGAGGCAAATTGCTAAGTTGATCCAACAAATTACAGGAACAACAGAAAATGTCAG ACAAAAAGAATATGATCTACTCAAGATCTTTTGCGATGCACGTTGCCCACAATCTATCAAAACTGCAGCATTGGCAAAGAAG GTCGTCTCCAACTGTAAACGCCCGGGGAATCCTGCATTTGCACAAGCATTCGTCATTGTTCGCATTACTTCAAAG GTTCCACATGCAATGGACCTTATCCTTGCTGAGTTACACAAAGCTTGCATCTATACAGTTCCAAAGCACTACTCACGG GAGACACTGCTGCTAGCCTTCATCACATCAACATTGGCAACATGTCATTGCATATATAATGCTGCATACATGGTGCTGTGGTCGAG TCAGCATTTGGATCAAATGATACCTATTATAAAGCTCTTGGATTCCAAGAAGATGACGAAGGAAAGATTGAGAGCGTTGACAGTTATTTGA